A window of Ranitomeya variabilis isolate aRanVar5 chromosome 2, aRanVar5.hap1, whole genome shotgun sequence contains these coding sequences:
- the LOC143805931 gene encoding olfactomedin-4-like has protein sequence MLPLLLLAVCVLQSYAASLVYTTGSKDEMGICHCSVALPDITFPADRLEILEISNKDLSVSVQQEITKMHSYQATLTGYVQKLKNLTRRVEVMEMGGISYTQLDFELLKLEIREMESLVIKLRESIDGSNTLVEALYVEVHNISVMVSQLESYDKNNVLAVRREIALLRKRLEDCEKKKNNQEPPSVNYGSCSHGGIVNISKPFVVQLNWLSFSYRFGGWGKDSFTGSNQDVHWVAPLTTDARMMNIIRFYPNYDNLLLYKGAIEKVLTKNLPGNRYDYSNCGQGGGVIMFNNSLYYNCYNTRDICKFNVDTNAVERRTLPDATFNNRFSYASSVWQDIDLASDEDGLWVIYSTEQNAGNIVIGKLNPLNLTVENTWMTSQYKLGATNAFMVCGVLYVTRTLSTRREEIFYMYDTKTGEEGQISIILDKMMENVQSLSYNPNDHKLYMYNDGYLVTYNLDFKALPDPS, from the exons ATGCTGCCACTACTACTCCTAGCTGTGTGTGTACTGCAAAGTTATGCGGCCAGTCTG GTATACACCACTGGGTCTAAGGATGAAATGGGCATCTGCCATTGCTCTGTCGCCCTACCAGATATCACGTTCCCTGCAGACCGTTTGGAGATCCTGGAAATTTCCAACAAGGATCTGAGCGTCAGTGTCCAACAAGAGATCACAAAG ATGCACAGCTACCAAGCTACATTAACTGGATACGTGCAGAAGCTAAAGAACCTGACCAGGCGGGTGGAAGTCATGGAGATGGGTGGTATATCTTACACACAACTAGACTTTGAACTGCTCAAGTTGGAGATCAGAGAAATGGAGTCACTGGTGATTAAACTTCGAGAATCCATCGATGGATCCAATACTTTGGTGGAAGCTCTCTATGTAGAG GTTCATAATATTTCCGTCATGGTGAGCCAACTGGAATCATACGACAAGAACAACGTCCTAGCTGTGAGACGGGAGATTGCTTTACTGCGTAAGAGACTTGAAGATtgtgagaagaaaaaaaataatcaagAACCTCCATCAGTCAATTATG GTTCCTGCAGTCACGGAGGAATTGTCAACATCAGCAAACCATTCGTGGTCCAGCTGAACTGGCTAAGCTTCTCCTATAGATTTGGAGGATGGGGGAAAGACTCTTTCACAGGTTCCAATCAAGATGTGCATTGGGTGGCCCCTCTCACGACAGATGCCCGCATGATGAACATTATTCGATTCTATCCTAATTACGATAATCTTTTGCTCTACAAAGGGGCCATCGAAAAGGTGCTCACAAAGAATTTGCCCGGTAATAGATATGACTACTCCAATTGTGGCCAAGGTGGTGGAGTCATCATGTTCAATAATTCACTGTATTACAATTGCTATAACACCAGGGACATCTGTAAGTTCAATGTAGATACCAATGCTGTGGAGCGCAGGACCCTCCCAGATGCCACCTTCAACAACCGATTCTCCTACGCCTCCTCTGTCTGGCAAGACATTGACTTGGCCAGCGATGAGGATGGCCTCTGGGTCATTTACTCTACTGAACAAAATGCTGGAAACATTGTCATTGGCAAACTAAATCCTCTTAACCTAACTGTGGAGAATACCTGGATGACATCCCAGTATAAGTTGGGTGCCACCAACGCCTTCATGGTGTGTGGGGTCCTATATGTCACCAGAACCCTTAGCACTAGAAGAGAAGAAATCTTTTACATGTATGACACCAAGACAGGTGAGGAAGGTCAGATAAGCATCATCCTTGACAAAATGATGGAGAATGTGCAGAGTCTCTCCTACAACCCCAATGATCACAAGCTCTACATGTACAATGATGGCTACCTGGTTACTTACAATCTGGACTTTAAGGCACTACCTGATCCTTCCTAA